A region of the Terriglobales bacterium genome:
TCGTACTGAATCGGCACATCCTTGTTCATCATTGGGCTAACGTGCTTCACCAGCGGCACGGTGCTCGCAATATAGTCCACATCCGAGAGCTGGAAACGAATCTGCGATCCGGCTTTGGTACCGCCGGCCTGCAATGATGTGCGATTCGGCCACACTCCGATGACCTTCGCTCCCCAGTTAGAGAAGATCGCATTGATCGCTCGTCCAAATCCGGCGCCGTAGGCAAGCAGGAGCACAACTGTCGCGATGCCCCACGCCATGCCCAGCATCGTGAGCGTTGTTCGGCGTCGGTCGTGCGACATCGCGCCATAGGCCTGGCCCAGAAGATCGCGAACCATGCTATTCCCTCCGCAGCGCTTCTACGGGCTGCAACATCGCGGCTTTTCGTGCCGGGTACAAACCAGCAATTAATCCGGCGATGGCCAAACATCCAATTGCCAGGGCTGCCGACGACGGTACCAATTTGGGAGTGTCGAATCCGGGAGGCGAGGGGAGTGTTCCCAAAGCTGCCATCAGGCCTGCGGCGGCGCCCATCCCAATCGCGCCGCTGAGGACCGTCAGCAGAATCCCTTCTAGAAAGAACTGTGTCAGGATGCTGCGATTGGTCGCGCCCAGAGCTTTGCGCAACCCGATCTCGCGCGTACGTTCAGTCACGGAAACCAGCATGATGTTGATGATTCCAATCGCTCCAAGCGCGAGCGTTACGACGCCGACGCTGCCGAGGAATGCATTCATTGCGTCGAAGATCTTGCCGACCATCTCCTCACTCTTAATCGTGTCCCATTCCTCGATCGCGCGCTCGTCCTTGGGATCGAACTGGTGATTGCGCCCAATGATGCGATGCACTTCTTCTTTGGCGATATCGTGGTCTTCACGCGTATCCGGCTGATAGTTGATGGTCGAGACTGCATCCGGCGTTTCACCAACGTTCGTGAGCGGGAAATATTGATGCATCGTCGAATACGGAATGTACACGCGATTGTTGGTCGAATTGTTCTCGTGAACGCCGATCGAACTGACGATGCCCACGATGGTGAAGCGAACGCCGTTCAGTAGCAGCGGCGCTCCGAGCGCCGGTACGCCTGGATACAGATTGCGCGACATCTCATCGCCAATGATGGCCACCGTGCGCTTTTCGGCTTCGTCACCATCATTCAGCCAGCGGCCTTCCCCAATTGGGATGTAGCGAATCTGGTTCAAGTTGG
Encoded here:
- a CDS encoding ABC transporter permease, whose translation is MGSKKDRTVGGSRWGSRVFAAASFQIRPSIFIPGAGHSAISGPPATAGGSVGTWEPSGAYTMLNMQLLLDIFAQTLRTLWAHKLRSFLTMFGIAWGVGSLLLLVGLGEGFRTGQRKQLATLGQDIIMLWSGRVPAQEGSGTGMRQYYLTFRDAQDISRECKHVRNAAGIINRSDIRAVSDITNANGQVFGSTPNLNQIRYIPIGEGRWLNDGDEAEKRTVAIIGDEMSRNLYPGVPALGAPLLLNGVRFTIVGIVSSIGVHENNSTNNRVYIPYSTMHQYFPLTNVGETPDAVSTINYQPDTREDHDIAKEEVHRIIGRNHQFDPKDERAIEEWDTIKSEEMVGKIFDAMNAFLGSVGVVTLALGAIGIINIMLVSVTERTREIGLRKALGATNRSILTQFFLEGILLTVLSGAIGMGAAAGLMAALGTLPSPPGFDTPKLVPSSAALAIGCLAIAGLIAGLYPARKAAMLQPVEALRRE